From a single Brassica rapa cultivar Chiifu-401-42 chromosome A01, CAAS_Brap_v3.01, whole genome shotgun sequence genomic region:
- the LOC103870223 gene encoding late embryogenis abundant protein 41 isoform X2, whose product MAAARSLSGAVKSLCSAASHNISGSIVLRSYVATVPGFGKGGSTRVTVGKMEQRANQEAESAWAPDPVTGYYRPSNRADEIDPAELREMLLKNKAKPF is encoded by the exons ATGGCAGCTGCTCGTTCACTCTCCGGCGCCGTTAAATCTCTTTGCTCCGCCGCATCCCACAACATTTCTGGTTCCATTGTCTTGAG GAGTTACGTTGCGACAGTACCAGGATTTGGTAAGGGAGGTTCCACAAGAGTTACGGTGGGGAAGATGGAACAAAGAGCAAATCAAGAGGCAGAGTCTGCGTGGGCCCCGGATCCAGTTACGGGATACTACAGGCCATCTAATCGTGCGGATGAGATTGATCCAGCGGAGCTGCGTGAGATGCTTTTGAAAAACAAAGCCAAGCCTTTCTGA
- the LOC103870223 gene encoding late embryogenis abundant protein 41 isoform X1 → MAAARSLSGAVKSLCSAASHNISGSIVLRRSYVATVPGFGKGGSTRVTVGKMEQRANQEAESAWAPDPVTGYYRPSNRADEIDPAELREMLLKNKAKPF, encoded by the exons ATGGCAGCTGCTCGTTCACTCTCCGGCGCCGTTAAATCTCTTTGCTCCGCCGCATCCCACAACATTTCTGGTTCCATTGTCTTGAG GAGGAGTTACGTTGCGACAGTACCAGGATTTGGTAAGGGAGGTTCCACAAGAGTTACGGTGGGGAAGATGGAACAAAGAGCAAATCAAGAGGCAGAGTCTGCGTGGGCCCCGGATCCAGTTACGGGATACTACAGGCCATCTAATCGTGCGGATGAGATTGATCCAGCGGAGCTGCGTGAGATGCTTTTGAAAAACAAAGCCAAGCCTTTCTGA